Part of the Leishmania braziliensis MHOM/BR/75/M2904 complete genome, chromosome 23 genome is shown below.
gatgcgtagaagacggagagagaTGTAAAAAGCTGATTCCACGGAGTCAGTGAAAACAAACATAAAGCCCAGGCGCGTAGCGAAGCCGTGGCTTCACAAAAACCACACGTCGCTGCCATAAGCGGGCAGCCCAATAATGAcactgccctccccctcccccctacatTCACCCACACTTCCTGCGCTGTGGGTCAACAACAATacggaagaaaaaaaaaaaaagaagtggggaagaggaaaccCGCAAGAgacggagggggaggaagaaggggcaACGTGCAGCCAAGAAACCGCAGGGCAACTCTCGCTGTTTTTCCGTTTGATGGTGTAGAAGAGCGTGTACGATTGCATCTGCCACGCGGCTGGGAGAAAGACACGGGGGGCACCTCAACCATCAGACACGTCTAAACTCACACCGTGCtcatggtggtggcgccagcGACTTGCGCGAGCGAAACCAGCCTGTGCCGTTGCTTTTCATGACTGAACTTTCGTCCTCGTCCACATTTTCACACAGCGTTACCGCGCGGGCGGCTGTTCGGCGGACGCGCGCCCGCAGGAAAGGACTCCGGCAACGTCACTgccgcgccgacgccgccgccgacccACCCCAGCATGCCTGCGTCGCACAACATCCCCTGCGAAGGGAACCCCTTGACTGTTGTCCTGGTCACGGTCTCGCCCTTCACCTCGGCCCCAACACAGGCCACGACGACGTGGTCGTCCTGCTTTACATTAGTCGCTGCCGTCACGACGGGTATCAGGTTGCCCTGACCCACGTTGACCTTCAGGCGCTTCAGCTTGGTGTTGGGCGCGTCTTCGCACTCCACGATTACACCAACGTGGATGTGCGCGTACGCGTCGTCTTcatccgccgcggcggcggtctgACCACCTGTAGGGCAGTCCGCCTCGCATGCGGCGCAGATCGCGTCTCTCGCTTCATTCTCGTAGTCGCACTCGGGGCACACCCACGACGGCATCGCTGTTCAGAAGTGGTTTGTATGGTGTACGGCTGTTCCGTGAAGGCCGGTGAGTACCGTTTCAGCGCGacaaagaaaggaggagaaaatGAGTGagtgaaggagggagggggtacgcagtgagggaaagagaagggacGTGTAGAGGGGCGCAGAGAATAGGGGGGAGCGCGTCTTCCAAGGAGGCCACGATGATGCACGCAAACTACTCAGCCAGGATGaatatatacatatatatatatatgtatgcATTTATATGAAGTGCAAACAGCACCCTGGAGACTGcacatgcatgtgtgtgtgtatactCCTTGTGTGACGAGCCTTCTTGAGAGTTTCCCGCGTCAGAATGTCATGTGCCAGTGAACCTCTACGAATGGCACTAAACGAAAGGATGGAagggcaacaacaacaaagcgGCTGGCAGGATCGCCATACCAAGAGAGGTGGGCCGACATGAAGAGGCGCTCACAGATACCCAGTGTTGTAGCCAATGGACACCCGCTGATcaccagcggcgcggcgctcgTACAGAACACGTAGGGCACGGTTCTCCCGTCGCTCTCGCCCCAGTGTGGTGAGGCGGCCGTGagcaggcagcagcacggtgTTGTCTGGATACCCCTCCAGAGTCAGAAGGCTCTCTGCCAGTCTTTCCCCCGATCCCCACGGCAGGTCGACGCGGCCAACACCGTTGTAGAAGAGAACATCACCGGTGAAAAGCAGTCGCTCGCGTGGGAGGGACAGCATCATATGCCCAGGTGAGTGCCCGGGTGTGAAAACgtagtgcagcagcgagtgagGGCCAAACTCGTAAAACGAGGTGGAGCGGTTCGTGGCGCTGGAGAGCAGGATGTCGTTTGAACGAACCAACTGCCGGGACAGCACAGGCGGCGATGGGGAGCCACGTCCACCAGCTGCCACATTCAGAGCGTCTTTTCGCTGACCCAGCTGATTCGCGTAGGTGTAGTAGCTGTACAGGCTGTtccgcagcagtggcaggggCTGCCGCATCTCCTCGATGCGGCCGTACCGCTCACAAGCGCGTGGAAAGGCGTCCACCCATGACTGCTCTGCCGGGCACCACATGAGCCCCAGTCGCGCGTGGAAGTGTTGCTCCATCACGGCCAGAAATGCGTTGAGGTTGACGATGCAGTCGACGTGGCAGTGTGTAAGAAAGAAGTGCGTCGGGCGTAGgccggaggtggcgatgAAAGAGACCCAGTCATCTGGCCAGTCATCCGCCGCGTCGACGAAGATGCactccttcttctccttctgcaCGAGCAGAAATTGGTTTCCAGCGAACCCGTTCGCGTAGTTGCGGCCAGCGACGAGCAGGTGTGGTGTTTCGTGTAGGGTGGAGATGGGCCGCACGTCGCGCCGAGACACCCGTGGAACACCTATCGGGATGTTCTTGTTGCCAAACTTGAGGAAGTACTCGTTGCGGTTCACCTGGTTCGTGAGGGAAGTGAGGTTCGGCTGAAAGGTACACCGCAGCAGGTCGTTGGGGCGAAGTAGACCTCTGCCTCGGTGCGGCAGTAGGGGCAGACGGCACAGGCTAAGCATTCCGTCACCCTGCGGTGTCTACTGTTCTTCCACCACGCCTTTTATTGAGCTCAGCAGCTTTCAGATAACCAACAGGATAAGATGTGACAAGAGGCCTCGCCTCCTCGTGTGTTGCTGGCGCACTTTGCACTCACCTGTCGCTTTGTTGCCGTCACACTGTGCAGCTGAGCAAAACGCAGAAAAGGAACAGAAGTCAAGAAGAACAGCGGTGGAGATGGGAATGAATAAGATAGTAGCGTATGGGCGCATACTGGTCTGTCAAAGCA
Proteins encoded:
- a CDS encoding metallo-beta-lactamase family protein-like protein — its product is MLSLCRLPLLPHRGRGLLRPNDLLRCTFQPNLTSLTNQVNRNEYFLKFGNKNIPIGVPRVSRRDVRPISTLHETPHLLVAGRNYANGFAGNQFLLVQKEKKECIFVDAADDWPDDWVSFIATSGLRPTHFFLTHCHVDCIVNLNAFLAVMEQHFHARLGLMWCPAEQSWVDAFPRACERYGRIEEMRQPLPLLRNSLYSYYTYANQLGQRKDALNVAAGGRGSPSPPVLSRQLVRSNDILLSSATNRSTSFYEFGPHSLLHYVFTPGHSPGHMMLSLPRERLLFTGDVLFYNGVGRVDLPWGSGERLAESLLTLEGYPDNTVLLPAHGRLTTLGRERRENRALRVLYERRAAGDQRVSIGYNTGYL